A region from the Aegilops tauschii subsp. strangulata cultivar AL8/78 chromosome 5, Aet v6.0, whole genome shotgun sequence genome encodes:
- the LOC109743478 gene encoding chitinase 8: protein MVRSVALAVCAAALLLAMAAGGAAAQGVGSVITRAVYETMLPNRDNSICPAKGFYTYDAFIAAAGTFPGFGTTGSADDVKRELAAFFGQTSHETTGGPQFQWGYCFKEEKTMATSPPYYGRGPIQLTGQSNYDLAGKALKLDLVSNPNLVSTDAEVSFRTAMWFWMTAQGNKPSCHDVALRRWTPTAADTAAGRVPGYGVITNIINGGRECGKGMNPENVDRIGYYTRYCGILGTATGDNLDCYTQQNFAT, encoded by the exons ATGGTGCGTTCTGTCGCGCTCGCCGTGTGCGCCGCCGCGCTTCTGCTCGCCATGGCGGCCGGCGGTGCGGCGGCGCAGGGCGTGGGCTCGGTCATCACGCGGGCGGTGTACGAGACCATGCTGCCAAACCGGGACAACTCGATCTGCCCGGCCAAGGGGTTTTACACGTACGACGccttcatcgccgccgccggcaccttcCCGGGGTTCGGCACCACCGGCAGCGCGGACGACGTGAAGCGCGAGCTCGCCGCCTTCTTCGGCCAGACCTCCCACGAGACCACCG GAGGGCCCCAGTTTCAATGGGGCTACTGTTTCAAGGAAGAGAAAACCATGGCCACGTCTCCACCCTACTATGGACGGGGACCGATTCAATTAACAGG GCAGTCCAACTACGATCTCGCCGGGAAAGCGCTGAAACTGGATCTGGTAAGCAACCCGAACCTGGTGTCGACGGACGCCGAGGTGTCCTTCAGGACGGCCATGTGGTTCTGGATGACGGCGCAGGGCAACAAGCCGTCGTGCCACGACGTCGCCCTCCGCCGCTGGACGCCGACGGCCGCCGATACGGCCGCTGGGCGGGTTCCCGGCTACGGCGTGATCACCAACATCATTAACGGCGGAAGGGAGTGTGGCAAAGGCATGAACCCGGAGAACGTTGACCGCATCGGCTACTACACGCGCTACTGCGGCATACTCGGCACGGCCACCGGGGACAACCTCGACTGCTACACCCAGCAGAACTTCGCTACCTAG